The Podospora bellae-mahoneyi strain CBS 112042 chromosome 7, whole genome shotgun sequence genomic sequence GGAGACAGGTGGCGTCACAGCACCATGTGTGGGAGGGAActgaggtggtgaggcgCCCAGGCCCCAGTTCTGAGGGGCCTGTGTTGGTGACCTCGGTGTCTGGGAAGGCTGGGGGTTCCAGTAATTGTTCCAAGCCTGTAAGCCCTGCTTCCCAACCCACTTCGCACCTTGAATCAGCTCTTGCGTGGCGTCGCGCATGAGCTTGTTGACCACGCTCTCGGAAAGCGGCAGGTCGAGATCCGCATTCGCCTGGGGCAGCTGAGGGGGAGTCACGGACGTCAACCCAGGGGCGCGGCCGTGAATGAGAACGGGAACCGAAGCACGCAGTGCTATCTGTGAGGACGGCGTAGCAGGACAGTATGCCATCCATCTGGAACTGACGCTGACGATGGCAACCTGAGGTCTCGGTCGTGGTGGAACTGGTGACCGGCCTCGCTCGTTTTCTTGGCCAGGCTCTCCTTTGAGCGGCTGCTGGAGAGTCGTCCAAACCTTGCCGTGGCATCTGAAGTGCAGCGGCTGATCAGCGACGACGGGTGCCTGCCGATAGATCCAGCATTCTCCGGTAACTCCCGACGACACCACAATACTGCCGCCTTCCGCATGAATGTGGAAGGCaccggtgggaggaggtgcctTGAATGCTGCGCTTGTGATGGGCATCTTGAGGGGCACCTTTGGCGCCTCGAGAAGAACGCTCACCGGGCGGCCTGTCTTGAGAGAGTAGACCTCTACAGAGGTGTAATAAGATTCGGCAAATCCGGGCGCCGGGCGACTGCCCGTGACGCTCTCTCTCGAGGACGGGTCAGGGCTCGTGATGTTGGTCATGGCCTCCGATCTTTCGGCAGAAACCGCATCATAATCGCCTTCCACATTGATAGCGGGAGCAGGCGCGGGCAGGTTCGGCCCATGAATAACGACTGCGACCAACGGGAAAAGATCCGACTCATGCGGCATCCAGGGAAGGATTTTGGCATGGTAGACGCCGCCACGCAGCCCTTTCAGGTTAGCAACAGTCTCGACCTCCCGTTTTCCAACGGTGAGGATCTCGAGGCCACCTTCATAGCCGGCAAGGACGACATTGGACTTGCTGCTGGCAGGGTCGGTATTCGGCAAAGGAAGGGTGTCGAATCCACAATAGTAGCCCTTTTCTCCCGCCTTCATCCCGGAATGCGACTGTGAGTCAAGGTCGATTTCGGGGGCACCGTAGAAATGAGCCTGGGGCTGATGAGGCAAAGGCGGATTCGAAACAGCTCTATGGGCGTAGTTGGAATGCATGGAGCCGCGCCTGGCTGCCGCGATCGATCCAAGATGGCTGTGGGTGTCTGGAGGCGAATAATAGTTGTTGTCCACGTGGAAGCTCAAGGGACGTCTTCCTGCAAGCGGGGGAGAGGCCGAAGGCGGGTGATAGCCCACCGAGGGTCTCGGCGAGGACCAGCCTGACGGGATGCCGCGGGGATCTTCATAGGAGGAAGGCGCCGTCGGCGGAGACTCGCCGACTAAGCTGATGAGGTTTCCCGGGGAACCGGCCATGCCTGCGGAGATCCCCCGAGTCCATTCCCTGGTGTTCAACGAGGTGCTCGTCGCATATGATGCCGTCGAGGCAGCATCCAAGAGGGGCGACGCAACTGGGTTCTCGTTGGACGAGACACTAGCTGGTTTGATCTCTGGAGAGATCACAGGTGAGGCACTGGATGATCCTTTAgtggtgccggtgccatTCCCATTACTGATGTAATTAAAGTGGTCAGCCTTGTAGGTCCTTAGATTCCCGAATCGctccttttccagcttcctGTGTCCAggctcttgctcttctttaCCAGGGTAGAGGGAACCCACGTGAACTTGGCACCTTGTTTTGTCACCGCTGCGACCActccgccgccttctttGCCATTCTTCCGGTCTTTCTTGGAGACTTTTGGATGCGCCCAGTTAGCTTGCGCTCTGTAGAACAACACaggggggttcaggggtatTTGAGAGCATGGGCAGAATGCAAGCCAATACCATCAGGGCATGACAAAACACAGACCTGGCATGAATGGCGACCCAGAAGTCAAGCGAGCAGTTATACCGCTCGCGTAACGAGATAGCTGACACCCCTCAACGCTTGGACGAAGAAGGTGCCGGCCGAAGGGTAATTAAGGTATATCAGCAGTAAAGCGAACAGTATGTATTCAAGTAAAGGCACCGGCGGTAGTCTCGATATCTGTTCGGTCGTTGCTGACAAGTGTATGTACGCGTGCAACAGGGAGTTGCGATCGAAGTATGACAGGTGCTTCGGGGTGACTCTTTGTGTGTTGGTTGTAGTGTAGATGCGCGCTCGGGCTGTCTAGACTATCAACGGCTCAACGATGGCGTAGGCGCCTCGGTCGGTCGGAGTGTCGGTCGTAGAGGAGAGGGACAAAGAAAGGAGCGGAAGATCCCAGAGAGAGGCGCTGTCCAACACAGGAAGCGTGTGAGGTCTTCTGACACGGGCGAAACAAAAAGCCAGCCTTTTTCTATAAGTATTACGATAAGGTAGAGAGGTAGTATGCAGCATGCAGTGGGGTGTATTATCAAGAGACTAGTAAAGGAAGAGGGAATAACAGAAGAAGACtagaaagagagaagaaggttgtggtggtggttctggttggtgttgatgttggtatCTAGTGTTGTATGAaaggagaaagaagaagagatgcAAGACGATGGATGGAATAACCGTCCTAGCTATGGTGTGTGGTACGGATAGCCAGTGCTGGATGAACTGGCCGTGCCTGGATAGATGGACTGGACCAGCCGTGACTCGACGGGGAGCGAAGACGGCCACAGCCAACTGGGGTCAAGGTTGACAGACGGCGCTCCTGTGAATGCCGGGTGCAGCACAAGGGCCtaggaaagggggggagggggggtgtgtGGCTCGTGGTTCGGTCCCTTGCGCGGGCTGGTGGGGTTCTGCAGCAAGGGAAATCCACTCCATGCTGGGGTACTTCAGCCCTGACGGGAATAGCGCCAATGAACCCCAAGATAAGCATGGGATAAGCCCAGCGCTACCACGCTATCAGCCAGAAGCCCAGCAAATGGCGGGGTTTATCTTGTACGCGCTCTGCGGTCCGAGACGGTATTTGTGCAGTGCCGCCTCACTTGTGAATTCCCAGAGAAAGGGCGGGTGTCATATGTGTCAAGCAAATACACCACGTGAGAGCTGGAAAGTGTCGGGTTATTTTGAGGTGTGTGTCCAAGCAGTGCCGGCAGCCCCGTTTGATTCCGGGCCTCCAGTCCTTGCCTAGGTACATACGTCATTCCATAATGCCCGTGGTCAAGGTCATCCATCATGCATTCAGGGCTCGGATTGGAGCACTGTACCGTAATGACGGATGAGAGGACTGGTGACTTGGTCAAGTGCAAAAACTGGAAATCGGTAACAATAACCGTTACCTATGTCAACCCGGCATTGTTGTTTCAACCATCAAGCAAGTGGTGATCCCCCCGATGCCGCATGAGTCGACCAAGTACCCTCTTGGTCACCCCGCCTTTCGCCCAGTGCATTCCCCCTCTGACTCCACCTGCGACTCACCGCAGCACGTCATATCTTATCAGTTGAGTTCGTCCATAACGACTACATTCCTCCCAAATGACCGACGATGCACCTGCCAGTCGGGTTCATCTCAAGAATCATCTCTCTCACTCAGACTCTGTCTTCTGCCAGATTCCATCTGCATACACCATAGGTTTACTAAGCCACCACCCTTACACCGACAAGCCAATACTTGCGTGGAAAGGTGGAGAAGCCAGAAGCAGGGCCACATGAACAACTCCGAgttggagagagaggcgGTGGAGTTTGGAGTCTGCCCCAACAAGTCATCCACGTTGTCCCGATCCTCTATACGATATGCTGAGAAGTCAACCTCGTCAGACTGTCTCAACTCTGCAGCCAAACTCTATACCTCGCCCACTTCCACTTCTCGGCTCCTCCAGACTCGCTTTCCCAGTCTTGTCGAACCAACGTGCCCTGCGCCGcccaatccaccaccttttGCTCGGTTTCAGGCCCTTCGCCAGAGACCACCTCCAAAGTAACCTTTCCGCTGAACAtgacctcaacctcgtcctctccTTGTTCCCTTTTGAACTTTGTAAATGCATCAGAAGCAGCGGCGTAGAAGTTGCTGAAATCGTGGTGCTTTCTT encodes the following:
- a CDS encoding hypothetical protein (EggNog:ENOG503NXT2), producing the protein MPVSKKDRKNGKEGGGVVAAVTKQGAKFTNGNGTGTTKGSSSASPVISPEIKPASVSSNENPVASPLLDAASTASYATSTSLNTREWTRGISAGMAGSPGNLISLVGESPPTAPSSYEDPRGIPSGWSSPRPSVGYHPPSASPPLAGRRPLSFHVDNNYYSPPDTHSHLGSIAAARRGSMHSNYAHRAVSNPPLPHQPQAHFYGAPEIDLDSQSHSGMKAGEKGYYCGFDTLPLPNTDPASSKSNVVLAGYEGGLEILTVGKREVETVANLKGLRGGVYHAKILPWMPHESDLFPLVAVVIHGPNLPAPAPAINVEGDYDAVSAERSEAMTNITSPDPSSRESVTGSRPAPGFAESYYTSVEVYSLKTGRPVSVLLEAPKVPLKMPITSAAFKAPPPTGAFHIHAEGGSIVVSSGVTGECWIYRQAPVVADQPLHFRCHGKVWTTLQQPLKGEPGQENERGRSPVPPRPRPQVAIVSVSSRWMAYCPATPSSQIALRASVPVLIHGRAPGLTSVTPPQLPQANADLDLPLSESVVNKLMRDATQELIQGAKWVGKQGLQAWNNYWNPQPSQTPRSPTQAPQNWGLGASPPQFPPTHGAVTPPVSKEPGLVSVLDIDSLGPSSNLHPVTTFTIPHGCSFLSLSPSGLFLFSASSKGDVQTVWDLMRVQNTKSSPLQATGSPVGGPRVRQVAQFSRMTVARIVELAWTQPHGERAAMVTERGTVHLLDLPSGAFSWPPPRRRLPEETKAAVPEGSTSAVSMATNALSSVREAARPLINRQRRSNSNTPAFAGAAEYAAHGGKVIVHGISHSLGKTGNAISQLRHTGDNRVSLPNSSVLPEPGCVAWVAKRDRSLSVLGGGQVRVFQSKRSGAHGKRGQRLSRYTDHQLPLLPDDSIAPAVKRILDPDEYLDFSERDLDPFNNTLVLNQTKPSLRARYGGVESSIPQAEIESSAPYQPFHTDRRIALYEMMSSSKPKSLEITSILAETQLEDTQTESSAPRKKKGKAARATPPPVEEAAAADEAAAADENDADDTWVFGLPISATKIDLGLPHLPEDESFNIDLEASRALPASAMERVLFRGDDDTQIVITTRRRRGAGGSGNGEDGFFEDDCEVLDFADQRV
- a CDS encoding hypothetical protein (EggNog:ENOG503PG4S) is translated as MNPITRKPGIEIPSFIFYFFAISDDPKRMYEPWLDCFTEDAEVTMGKKVARGREELRELRHGMWKDVRSRKHHDFSNFYAAASDAFTKFKREQGEDEVEVMFSGKVTLEVVSGEGPETEQKVVDWAAQGTLVRQDWESESGGAEKWKWARYRVWLQS